In Dyadobacter sp. NIV53, a single window of DNA contains:
- a CDS encoding sugar phosphate isomerase/epimerase — MNLDRCCIHTITTKPWGLPEAVENYAAAGVKGISVWQGATEGIGPHRAGEIIRKAGLEIVSYVRGGFFPHTSSAGRAQAIDHNKKLLEEAAALGAPMIVLVCGASPDQSMEKSRGQIREGIEAILPLAEKLNVKLAIEPLHPMYAADRSAINTLSQANDMAESFQSGFVGVAVDVYHLWWDANLEKEIARCGAHGNLFAYHVCDWKVNTIDLLNDRGLMGEGCIDLKKFVAG, encoded by the coding sequence ATGAACCTCGATCGCTGCTGTATACATACTATTACAACCAAACCTTGGGGCTTGCCGGAGGCAGTGGAAAATTATGCCGCAGCTGGTGTAAAAGGTATTAGCGTTTGGCAGGGTGCGACCGAAGGAATTGGTCCGCATCGGGCAGGAGAAATCATCAGGAAAGCCGGTTTGGAAATTGTTTCTTATGTCCGTGGTGGCTTTTTTCCTCATACCAGCAGCGCAGGACGAGCTCAGGCAATTGATCATAATAAAAAATTACTTGAAGAAGCTGCCGCTCTTGGTGCTCCTATGATTGTACTGGTTTGCGGCGCGTCGCCGGATCAGTCCATGGAAAAATCGCGCGGGCAAATAAGGGAAGGAATTGAAGCTATTTTACCATTAGCAGAAAAACTGAATGTAAAACTGGCGATAGAACCTTTACATCCAATGTATGCTGCCGATCGTTCTGCCATAAATACATTATCACAAGCCAATGATATGGCAGAATCCTTCCAATCTGGCTTTGTTGGTGTGGCAGTGGATGTTTATCACCTCTGGTGGGATGCAAATCTGGAAAAAGAAATAGCCAGATGCGGCGCTCACGGAAACTTATTCGCTTACCATGTTTGCGACTGGAAAGTCAATACGATCGACCTCCTTAACGACCGTGGATTAATGGGAGAAGGTTGTATTGACCTGAAAAAATTCGTAGCTGGGTAG
- a CDS encoding ABC transporter ATP-binding protein, whose amino-acid sequence MNQETKSGQIFDLPTLRRLYAFVRPYQKQFYLLIAIIMLNALLAPLTPLLIKYTLDKPVANGDYSQLTLMLVVMIIVTIIQGLAQFWNTYMSGWLGQYIIRDIRVQLYQKIIGLRLKFFDQTPIGRLVTRTISDVETLSNVFSDGMAAIAGDILQLVLIIGVMFYTDWRLSVISLSTIPIMLICTYVFKEKIKDSFNEVRAAVSNLNSFVQEHITGMSIVQIFSSENIEYKKFQDINKVHRDANIRSILYYSIYYPVADVIAAAGTGLVVWYGSRQILQSEVTFGTVTAFVMFINLFFRPIRQLADRFNTLQMGIVSTDRILKLLDSDEYTSNEGTFAPATIRGKVEFKNVWFAYNEEEYVLKDINFTVDEGKTIAFVGATGAGKSSIINLLTRFYDINKGNIYVDDIEVHDYELNALRRHVGVVLQDVFLFSDTIENNIRLGDFSITHEKIVEAARLVGVHDFIERLPGGYTYNVMERGSTLSVGQRQLISFVRAMVHEPKIIVLDEATSSVDSETEELIQKAIEILMKGRTAIVIAHRLSTIQEADKIIVVDKGLIMEEGNHEQLLEKEGFYANLYRMQYKEVLKIG is encoded by the coding sequence GTGAATCAGGAAACTAAAAGCGGCCAAATATTTGATCTTCCCACTTTACGGCGTTTATATGCGTTCGTTCGTCCGTATCAGAAGCAGTTTTATTTGCTGATCGCCATTATAATGCTGAACGCATTGCTGGCACCCCTGACTCCACTTTTAATTAAATATACACTTGATAAACCTGTTGCCAACGGAGATTATTCACAGCTGACTCTCATGCTGGTCGTGATGATCATTGTTACGATCATTCAGGGATTAGCCCAGTTCTGGAATACATATATGTCAGGCTGGTTAGGGCAATATATTATCAGGGATATTCGGGTACAGCTTTATCAGAAAATCATCGGACTTCGTCTTAAATTTTTTGATCAGACTCCCATTGGCCGTCTGGTAACACGCACTATTTCTGATGTAGAAACACTGTCCAATGTATTTAGTGACGGAATGGCTGCTATTGCCGGGGATATTCTGCAATTGGTGTTAATCATCGGCGTTATGTTTTATACCGATTGGCGTCTGTCTGTAATTAGCTTGTCGACGATTCCCATTATGCTCATTTGTACTTATGTGTTCAAAGAAAAAATTAAGGACTCATTCAATGAAGTGCGTGCGGCGGTCTCTAATCTGAATTCTTTTGTACAGGAACATATCACAGGAATGAGCATTGTACAGATTTTCAGCAGTGAAAATATTGAATACAAGAAATTTCAGGATATTAACAAAGTGCACCGCGACGCCAACATCAGGTCGATTTTATACTATTCTATTTATTATCCTGTTGCTGATGTAATCGCAGCTGCCGGAACCGGTTTGGTGGTATGGTATGGTTCCAGGCAGATATTACAATCTGAAGTTACATTTGGTACAGTCACCGCTTTTGTAATGTTTATCAACTTGTTTTTTCGCCCGATCCGTCAGCTTGCCGACCGTTTTAATACGTTACAAATGGGAATTGTAAGTACAGACAGGATTTTAAAATTGCTGGACAGCGACGAATATACTTCCAATGAAGGGACTTTTGCTCCGGCAACGATCCGGGGAAAAGTTGAATTCAAAAATGTTTGGTTTGCTTATAATGAGGAAGAATATGTGCTGAAAGATATCAATTTTACGGTTGATGAAGGAAAAACCATAGCATTTGTAGGTGCAACAGGAGCAGGGAAATCTTCAATTATCAATTTACTGACGCGCTTTTACGATATTAATAAAGGCAACATTTACGTAGATGATATTGAAGTGCATGATTATGAATTAAATGCATTGCGCAGGCATGTGGGTGTGGTTTTACAGGATGTTTTCCTGTTTTCTGACACGATAGAAAATAATATCCGTTTGGGTGATTTTTCTATTACCCATGAAAAAATCGTAGAAGCCGCCAGATTGGTTGGTGTACATGATTTCATTGAAAGATTACCTGGTGGTTACACTTACAATGTCATGGAACGGGGTTCTACATTATCTGTCGGACAACGCCAGTTGATATCTTTTGTAAGAGCAATGGTTCACGAACCCAAGATTATTGTACTGGACGAAGCGACTTCTTCGGTTGACAGTGAAACGGAAGAACTGATACAAAAAGCAATTGAAATACTAATGAAAGGCCGTACTGCCATTGTTATTGCACACAGGCTTTCAACGATTCAGGAAGCCGATAAGATCATCGTAGTAGACAAAGGGTTGATCATGGAAGAAGGAAACCATGAACAGTTGCTGGAAAAAGAAGGTTTCTATGCGAACTTATACAGAATGCAGTATAAGGAGGTTTTAAAGATTGGATAG
- a CDS encoding AraC family transcriptional regulator: MSDSIPVHSLPRSPGKVPALKIYKFKNSTENGTELPDSLPITPLPTDTPHRHTYYEILFIEKGQGFHEIDFHSYPVQASALHFLTPGQVHLLHFSTSCQGFIVAFSEDFYTFYNPENAGLSQLSFFQPGRRQPVIALTDPERHYFHNIMENMVSDHLQAETDQALIGKYLGLLIQKCGLLAQKESHHFETNSPPPDLLGRFQEMVEKNFRQMHEVQQYATMLSVSPDYLSKIVKKYLGTPAQEYILDKLLLEAKRLLVFTHLSSKEVAYHINMEDPSYFGRIFKKKTGLTPNEYRDHVRKSAI, from the coding sequence ATGTCCGATTCCATACCCGTTCATTCCTTGCCAAGATCACCGGGTAAAGTTCCTGCACTGAAAATTTACAAGTTCAAAAACAGTACTGAAAATGGAACCGAATTACCTGATTCATTGCCAATTACGCCGCTCCCTACTGATACACCGCACCGGCATACTTATTATGAAATCCTGTTTATAGAAAAAGGCCAGGGTTTTCATGAAATTGACTTTCATTCTTATCCCGTACAGGCTTCCGCACTGCATTTTCTTACACCGGGCCAGGTTCATTTACTTCATTTTTCTACATCCTGCCAAGGTTTTATTGTGGCTTTTTCGGAGGATTTCTACACATTTTATAATCCGGAAAACGCAGGACTTTCCCAGCTTTCCTTTTTTCAGCCGGGCCGTCGTCAACCAGTTATTGCACTTACAGATCCCGAAAGGCATTATTTCCATAACATCATGGAAAACATGGTTTCTGATCATTTGCAGGCTGAAACAGATCAGGCACTGATTGGTAAATATTTAGGTTTACTCATACAAAAATGCGGATTGTTGGCTCAAAAAGAATCGCATCATTTTGAAACTAATTCACCACCACCAGACCTGCTGGGCCGTTTTCAGGAAATGGTTGAAAAAAATTTCAGGCAAATGCACGAGGTACAGCAATATGCAACTATGCTTTCTGTGTCGCCGGATTATTTAAGCAAAATCGTTAAAAAATATCTGGGTACGCCTGCACAGGAATATATTCTGGACAAACTTTTACTGGAAGCAAAACGGCTGCTTGTATTTACACACCTCAGCAGCAAAGAAGTTGCCTATCATATCAATATGGAGGATCCGTCCTATTTTGGAAGGATTTTCAAGAAAAAAACCGGACTGACTCCAAACGAATACCGCGACCATGTACGGAAAAGTGCCATTTAA
- a CDS encoding Gfo/Idh/MocA family protein: MTTHTIGIIMNGVTGRMGTNQHLLRSIKAIIEQGGVKISADEVIMPDPILVGRNESKLQALCKQSGVTKYTTDLDSVLADPQYQVYFDAQVTGRRAPAVKKAILAGKHIYCEKPTGTTTEEALELYELATAAGLKNGVVQDKLWLPGMLKLKRLMESGFFGKILSVRGEFGYWVFEGHSVPAQRPSWNYRKEDDGGIIVDMLCHWRYVLDNLFGKVKAVSCLGATHIPERIDENGKLYQCTADDACYATFELEDDVIAQFNSSWTVRVRRDDLLTLQVDGTKGSAVAGLRECYIQHYGNTPKPVWNPDIAQPIPFFDGWSKVPEQENFDNAFKAQWELFLKHIVKDTPFPWDLKAGARGVQLAEKGIESWEKRQWVNIEEL, from the coding sequence ATGACAACACATACAATTGGTATTATCATGAACGGCGTAACCGGCCGTATGGGGACAAACCAGCATTTGCTTCGCTCGATCAAGGCAATTATCGAACAGGGTGGTGTAAAAATTTCTGCTGACGAAGTAATAATGCCTGACCCTATTCTGGTGGGTCGCAACGAAAGCAAATTGCAGGCATTGTGCAAACAGTCGGGCGTTACGAAATATACGACTGACCTGGACTCTGTGTTAGCCGATCCACAGTATCAGGTTTACTTCGATGCGCAGGTTACCGGCCGGAGAGCGCCGGCTGTAAAGAAGGCAATCTTGGCAGGAAAGCATATTTACTGTGAAAAACCTACGGGAACCACTACCGAAGAAGCATTGGAACTGTATGAGCTTGCCACGGCAGCCGGGCTCAAAAATGGTGTGGTTCAGGATAAACTCTGGTTGCCGGGAATGCTAAAATTGAAACGATTAATGGAAAGTGGTTTCTTTGGAAAAATCCTTTCCGTTCGTGGCGAGTTTGGTTATTGGGTTTTTGAGGGGCATAGTGTTCCTGCACAACGTCCTTCATGGAACTACCGCAAAGAAGACGATGGGGGAATTATTGTGGATATGCTTTGTCATTGGCGATATGTCCTGGATAATCTTTTTGGAAAGGTAAAAGCAGTATCCTGCCTGGGTGCCACACATATTCCGGAACGAATCGATGAGAATGGGAAACTATACCAGTGCACCGCAGATGATGCATGTTACGCAACTTTTGAATTAGAAGACGACGTGATTGCACAGTTCAATTCTTCCTGGACGGTTCGGGTCCGGCGTGATGACCTGCTGACTTTACAGGTTGACGGCACAAAAGGTTCTGCCGTTGCCGGGTTGCGGGAATGTTATATTCAGCATTACGGCAATACACCCAAACCTGTCTGGAATCCTGATATTGCCCAACCGATCCCCTTCTTTGATGGTTGGTCAAAGGTACCTGAACAAGAGAATTTCGACAATGCATTCAAAGCTCAGTGGGAATTATTTTTAAAACATATAGTCAAAGACACCCCTTTTCCATGGGATCTCAAAGCCGGAGCACGTGGTGTGCAACTGGCAGAAAAGGGAATAGAAAGCTGGGAAAAACGTCAATGGGTAAATATTGAAGAATTGTAA
- the msrB gene encoding peptide-methionine (R)-S-oxide reductase MsrB, with translation MREIEKTKEEWQAELTGQQCFVLFEKGTERPFSHPFNDNKEEGTYVCAACGTPLFTSETKYESGSGWPSFFQPISSENVEEITDKSHGMVRTEVVCRKCGGHLGHVFNDGPKPTGLRYCMNGVALKFNKAE, from the coding sequence ATGAGAGAAATAGAAAAAACCAAAGAAGAATGGCAGGCTGAACTAACCGGACAGCAATGTTTTGTTCTTTTTGAAAAAGGCACCGAACGTCCGTTTTCGCATCCCTTTAATGATAATAAAGAAGAAGGCACTTATGTATGTGCTGCTTGCGGGACACCTTTATTTACATCTGAAACCAAATATGAGTCCGGATCAGGATGGCCAAGTTTTTTCCAGCCTATTTCTTCTGAAAACGTAGAAGAAATAACGGATAAAAGTCACGGTATGGTTCGTACAGAAGTAGTGTGCCGCAAATGCGGAGGGCATCTGGGCCATGTTTTTAATGATGGACCCAAGCCAACAGGACTAAGGTATTGCATGAATGGTGTTGCTCTTAAATTTAACAAAGCAGAATAG
- a CDS encoding TSUP family transporter gives MTQELILLCFVSFFAGFVDAIVGGGGLIQTPAMLIILPQYPIATLLATTKIPSFSGTAFAAFKYSRKIKIDWKLLVPVIFTAFCGATLGAYCITLIGSDGIKPVILVFLIGIAIYTYSQKNFGLHQEKDLSFARQLIIGLTFGFLIGFYDGLIGPGTGTFLVLAFVSLLGNDFIRSSANAKYVNVGTNIAAIIYFAKTGHILYEYAIPMAVFNLCGSFLGIKLALLKGNKFIRIFFLVIVSATILRFGWDIFMRKV, from the coding sequence ATGACCCAGGAATTAATATTACTTTGTTTTGTTTCTTTTTTTGCCGGTTTTGTTGATGCTATTGTAGGAGGAGGCGGTTTGATCCAGACACCTGCCATGTTGATTATATTGCCGCAATATCCCATTGCAACGCTGTTGGCAACCACCAAAATCCCTTCATTCAGCGGTACTGCATTTGCCGCTTTTAAATATTCAAGGAAGATAAAAATTGACTGGAAACTCCTGGTTCCTGTCATTTTCACCGCATTCTGTGGAGCTACACTTGGAGCTTACTGTATCACACTAATCGGCAGTGATGGGATCAAACCCGTCATTCTGGTATTTCTAATAGGCATTGCGATTTACACCTATTCTCAAAAGAATTTTGGATTACATCAGGAGAAGGATCTTTCTTTTGCCAGGCAATTAATTATTGGTCTCACTTTTGGCTTTTTGATTGGTTTTTACGATGGCCTTATCGGTCCGGGAACTGGTACTTTTCTGGTACTGGCTTTTGTATCGTTACTCGGAAATGACTTTATCAGATCGAGCGCCAATGCAAAATATGTGAATGTCGGGACTAATATTGCAGCCATTATTTATTTTGCCAAAACAGGGCATATCCTTTATGAATATGCAATTCCAATGGCAGTATTCAATTTATGCGGTTCGTTTCTGGGCATTAAACTGGCATTACTGAAAGGCAATAAATTTATCCGCATTTTTTTCCTGGTTATTGTCTCAGCGACGATTCTTAGGTTTGGGTGGGATATTTTTATGAGGAAGGTTTAA
- a CDS encoding penicillin-binding protein 1A, whose protein sequence is MEVIRSFFNKIRTLLQSVVRQASTFINSIVYRFFCLVAGKDRTDAFLYTVRKNRKSFREWRDSKLDKNSAYYKPVSIAWKTLLYGFLGFAFYIFCIETNFLYLMGSMPSVEDLQNPKVSQSSEIYTADGVMIGKFYTENRTPVTAKMISPNLVKALIATEDIRFYTHSGIDYKAMASVALNIVSGTTDRGGGSTITQQLAKKLFKTRKSDARGLLGPVPGLGTLIYKTKEWLTAIKLERNFTKEEILTMYFNTVDYGNNAYGINTAAKSYFSKSPDSLNIQESAVLVGLQKATTTYNPIRNPKRSLERRNVVISQMQKYGYLTVKQADSISALPTILNTKFETPYDGNANYFKNAVVDFVKKWGEENGYDLYTDGLKIYTTIDSRMQEDAEEAMTQKMKQLQRVFEDHWGKQNPWVDENGKEIPDFLANVVKRTSRYKNLAAKFPNSPDSVLFYLNKKDTMTVYDWKNSGEMKKYWSSMDSLDYYKRVLRAGMMAMDPHNGQIKAWVGGLDYNYFKYDAVKQGKRQPGSTFKPFVYTTAIDDSSFNMSPCSQIEDKPFSKKYVEKGEEKEWKPRNATGYWTYSNMTLRRALAQSVNSVTAQLTDEVGPANVVRYAKKMGITTPLEALPSIGLGPFDVSLYDMVAAYSVFVNNGTYTKPILVTKIEDSNGKIIEEFQPEHHEAISPESAFLMVHMLKGGVEEPGGTSGSIKWRFDVAKNNNEIGGKTGTTSNNSDGWFMCITRDLVIGAWVGGDDRSIHFRTTNLGEGAKTALPIVGSFLEKIYKDKSIGIEPGPFPKPSFKINKEYQCVTYYAPSDDDSLEIEGDSTPVKRNEDDDFLIGPPPIPIDTGRRN, encoded by the coding sequence ATGGAAGTTATCAGATCGTTTTTTAATAAAATCAGAACTTTGTTGCAATCTGTTGTAAGACAGGCCTCAACATTCATTAATAGCATAGTATATCGTTTTTTCTGCCTGGTCGCTGGAAAAGACCGTACTGATGCGTTTCTTTATACTGTCCGTAAAAATAGAAAATCATTCAGGGAATGGCGGGATAGCAAACTGGACAAAAACTCGGCTTATTATAAACCGGTTTCCATTGCATGGAAAACCTTATTATACGGTTTTCTGGGTTTTGCTTTCTATATTTTTTGTATAGAAACCAATTTTCTTTACCTCATGGGAAGCATGCCCAGTGTAGAAGACCTGCAAAATCCAAAAGTTTCGCAATCTTCCGAAATTTATACTGCAGACGGCGTTATGATCGGGAAATTTTATACCGAAAACAGAACACCTGTTACTGCAAAAATGATTTCCCCGAATCTGGTTAAAGCTTTAATAGCCACGGAAGACATCCGGTTTTATACTCATTCAGGAATTGATTATAAAGCCATGGCAAGTGTGGCGCTAAACATAGTTTCAGGCACTACGGATCGTGGAGGTGGCAGTACAATTACACAGCAATTAGCTAAAAAACTTTTCAAAACACGGAAAAGTGATGCCAGGGGTTTACTTGGTCCTGTTCCGGGATTAGGGACACTTATTTATAAAACCAAAGAATGGCTGACGGCGATCAAACTGGAAAGGAATTTCACCAAAGAAGAGATCCTGACCATGTATTTCAACACAGTAGATTATGGCAACAATGCTTATGGGATAAATACAGCTGCAAAATCTTATTTCAGCAAATCCCCTGATAGCCTGAACATACAGGAATCCGCTGTGCTCGTCGGGTTGCAAAAAGCTACAACTACATACAATCCGATACGCAATCCAAAACGCTCACTGGAACGTCGTAATGTTGTAATTTCCCAGATGCAGAAATACGGTTACCTCACTGTAAAGCAGGCCGATTCTATCAGCGCATTACCAACGATTTTAAATACAAAATTTGAAACGCCTTATGACGGCAATGCCAATTACTTTAAAAATGCAGTAGTTGATTTTGTAAAAAAATGGGGTGAAGAAAACGGTTACGATCTGTATACCGATGGTTTGAAAATCTACACGACCATTGATTCCCGGATGCAGGAAGATGCAGAAGAAGCAATGACCCAGAAAATGAAACAATTACAGCGCGTTTTTGAAGATCACTGGGGTAAACAAAATCCATGGGTTGATGAAAACGGTAAAGAAATCCCTGATTTTCTTGCCAACGTTGTTAAAAGAACAAGCAGGTATAAAAATCTGGCAGCCAAATTCCCAAACAGTCCGGACAGTGTACTTTTTTATCTCAATAAAAAAGATACGATGACAGTTTATGACTGGAAAAACAGCGGGGAAATGAAAAAATACTGGAGTTCGATGGATTCTCTGGATTATTATAAAAGAGTATTGCGTGCCGGAATGATGGCGATGGACCCGCACAATGGCCAGATTAAAGCCTGGGTAGGTGGACTGGATTATAATTATTTCAAATATGATGCTGTAAAACAAGGTAAAAGACAACCTGGATCCACATTTAAGCCATTTGTTTATACCACTGCCATTGATGATTCCAGCTTCAATATGTCACCTTGCAGCCAGATTGAGGACAAACCTTTCTCAAAAAAATATGTAGAAAAAGGCGAAGAAAAAGAATGGAAACCAAGAAATGCAACGGGTTACTGGACTTACTCCAACATGACTTTACGCCGGGCCCTGGCGCAATCTGTCAACTCTGTTACAGCACAGCTAACTGACGAGGTGGGGCCGGCCAATGTAGTTCGTTATGCTAAGAAAATGGGAATAACAACACCATTGGAAGCACTGCCATCAATTGGCCTCGGACCGTTTGACGTATCACTTTATGACATGGTTGCTGCTTACAGCGTTTTTGTGAATAATGGTACTTATACCAAACCTATACTGGTTACAAAAATTGAAGACAGTAATGGTAAAATCATTGAAGAATTTCAGCCGGAACACCATGAAGCGATTAGCCCGGAATCAGCATTTCTGATGGTACATATGCTTAAAGGTGGTGTAGAAGAACCGGGTGGAACTTCGGGAAGTATCAAATGGCGGTTTGATGTAGCTAAAAATAACAATGAAATAGGCGGTAAAACGGGTACAACTTCTAACAACTCAGATGGCTGGTTTATGTGTATTACGCGCGATCTGGTGATTGGTGCCTGGGTTGGAGGAGATGACAGAAGTATTCACTTCCGAACGACTAACCTTGGGGAAGGTGCTAAAACGGCATTGCCCATCGTAGGCAGTTTTCTCGAAAAGATTTATAAGGATAAATCTATTGGTATAGAACCCGGTCCATTTCCTAAGCCCAGCTTTAAGATTAACAAGGAATATCAATGCGTTACTTATTATGCACCATCTGATGACGATTCTCTGGAAATAGAAGGTGATAGTACACCGGTTAAAAGAAATGAAGATGACGACTTTCTGATAGGCCCGCCGCCAATTCCGATAGATACGGGAAGAAGGAACTAG
- a CDS encoding DUF4126 domain-containing protein: MELFLSLCLGLGLSASCGFRVFLPMLAANIAAMNGWITPGENFEWLATWPAFFALLMATIAEIGGYYLPFIDNLLDTIATPAAVVAGTLLTTSFIQIDSPVLHWGLGLIVGGGTAGLVQAGTGFLRLLSSKTTAGIGNPVVSTAENVASFSLSGLAIFLPVIALVLVVLMVLWLLKKLIRLRKS, translated from the coding sequence ATGGAATTGTTTCTCAGTTTGTGTCTCGGATTAGGACTTAGTGCCAGTTGTGGTTTCAGGGTATTCTTACCTATGCTGGCAGCAAATATTGCCGCTATGAACGGATGGATCACTCCGGGAGAAAATTTTGAATGGCTGGCAACATGGCCAGCATTTTTTGCTTTATTGATGGCTACAATTGCCGAAATAGGCGGGTACTATTTGCCTTTCATTGATAATTTACTTGATACCATAGCCACACCAGCCGCGGTAGTTGCAGGCACATTACTGACAACTTCCTTTATACAGATCGACAGTCCGGTTTTACACTGGGGACTTGGGTTAATTGTGGGCGGCGGAACGGCAGGTCTGGTACAGGCCGGCACTGGTTTTTTACGGTTGCTTTCCTCCAAAACAACTGCCGGTATAGGAAATCCTGTGGTTTCTACTGCTGAAAATGTTGCTTCATTCAGCCTTTCCGGATTAGCTATTTTTTTGCCCGTTATTGCTTTGGTGCTGGTAGTTTTAATGGTTTTATGGCTTTTGAAAAAGTTAATACGTTTGAGAAAGTCATAA
- a CDS encoding glycoside hydrolase family 88 protein: protein MQIRNDLTAASLQPKIDKLWELSAEKIRLISTEYDNSKGTPVFTVNGKYTLRGWTEWTQGFQYGAEVLQYDVTGDPAFLDSAKKNTVNSMASHVSHFGVHDHGFNNVSTYGNLLRLMNEGRITENTWERNFYELALKISGSVQAKRWTDTRDGKGYIHSFNGPHSLFVDTIRSVRALMVSHLLGHSLMGENDVKTSLLEKGIYHSLATAKYSVYYGEGRDSYDLWGRTAHESVFNTNDGNFRCPNSQQGFSGFTTWTRGLAWAMTGFAEQLETLVQFSDDELIPLGGRAEIESIFLKAAKATCDFYIENTAADGIPYWDTGAPQLYKLGDYTSRTSDPYNDFEPIDSSAAAIGAQGLLRLGKYLNDKNEDGSRYWQAGLTALDALFAEPYLSANPTHQGLILHSIYHRPNGWDHITARQKIPNGESSMWGDYHAREVALYLHRINKGLPYYSYLGAVR from the coding sequence ATGCAAATTCGCAACGATCTTACAGCGGCTTCTCTTCAACCAAAAATTGACAAATTGTGGGAGCTTTCAGCTGAAAAAATCCGGCTTATATCCACGGAATATGATAACTCAAAAGGCACTCCGGTATTTACAGTAAATGGAAAATATACCCTGCGCGGCTGGACTGAATGGACACAGGGTTTCCAGTACGGCGCCGAAGTTTTACAATATGACGTAACCGGTGATCCTGCATTTTTAGATAGTGCGAAAAAAAATACGGTTAATTCAATGGCTTCGCATGTAAGTCATTTTGGTGTTCACGACCATGGTTTTAATAATGTCAGCACGTATGGCAATTTGCTGAGGCTAATGAACGAAGGACGGATTACTGAGAACACCTGGGAAAGAAATTTCTATGAACTTGCGCTGAAAATTTCAGGCTCGGTTCAGGCAAAACGCTGGACTGATACCAGGGACGGAAAAGGCTATATACATTCTTTTAACGGCCCGCATTCCCTCTTTGTAGATACTATCCGTTCGGTGCGTGCGCTGATGGTTTCCCATTTGCTCGGTCATAGTTTAATGGGTGAAAATGATGTAAAAACCAGTTTGCTGGAAAAAGGTATTTATCATTCACTTGCTACGGCAAAATACTCTGTTTACTATGGTGAAGGCAGGGATAGTTATGATCTGTGGGGGCGTACAGCTCACGAAAGTGTGTTTAATACCAATGACGGAAATTTCCGGTGCCCGAATTCACAGCAGGGGTTTTCCGGTTTCACGACCTGGACACGCGGATTGGCCTGGGCAATGACCGGTTTTGCGGAACAATTGGAAACCCTTGTTCAATTTTCAGACGACGAACTTATTCCACTTGGCGGACGAGCTGAAATTGAAAGCATTTTTCTCAAAGCTGCCAAAGCTACCTGTGATTTTTATATTGAAAATACGGCAGCCGACGGCATTCCTTACTGGGATACCGGTGCTCCGCAACTGTACAAATTAGGTGATTACACCTCCCGTACTTCCGATCCATACAACGATTTTGAACCGATCGACAGTTCAGCTGCCGCGATTGGTGCGCAGGGATTATTGCGTTTGGGAAAATATCTGAATGATAAAAATGAAGATGGAAGCCGTTACTGGCAGGCAGGTCTAACTGCACTCGATGCCCTTTTTGCTGAACCTTATTTGTCAGCTAACCCTACACATCAGGGATTGATCCTGCATTCTATCTATCACCGTCCAAATGGCTGGGATCATATTACGGCAAGGCAAAAAATTCCAAATGGTGAATCAAGTATGTGGGGGGATTATCATGCAAGAGAGGTTGCGCTGTACCTGCACCGGATCAATAAAGGATTGCCATATTATTCTTATCTGGGAGCGGTTAGATAA